The genomic DNA AGTTCTATGGAATTTATGTGAACCACCTAGTGATActgattttcattttcatgcattgattttatgttttaatttggacataatttttgttcatattttgtGTGGGTTGATTGAATTCATGTGTTACTAAAGTGATATTTTTGTggatattaatttatttgattcaaaataagtttgtcggttttattttgattctttttcaaattatgATGGATTCAGTTCggcatatttaatttatatcgGTCGATGCCTTATACTGtcaattttgattgttttatttatgaaatatatattttttttgaaaaatttcctTTACCTATTTATGACCGATGATTTGGCCTAATAATTGGTttgttcaattcttttttatgCGCTATATGTATGAGACTGgaaaattgattcaattttgTGTGACTCCTTCTGTTAAGTTATGGATAGTTTCTTTTCTATATGACTATCGTTTCTACTCTATTATTTCAGTGGATTTGAGatttgatttattgattgaatttgtttaagagtataTTTATCATGATTGAATTGCAATTTCATGTGTGGATTCAAAGAATTTTGAATAGTCATGTTCAAATTAACATCATGTAGAATTTTGAGTAGTCATGTTCAAATTAATATCATGTATCTTTTGTACTACTCCTTTTGATGTTGTAGTTGTCACTGCGAATTGATTTTATGTCTGTTTCTTTGCCATAAGGCggtttttgaaacaaatttaataTCATGTGATTCATTGTGTATGTGCATCTAATATGTATACGCATTGACATGATTACCATATGAATACTTCATCAAgcgtaattttattttatctcaaatCCGGATGGAACCACCATGATTAATATTTTATGGAtcaaactttgcatattcaaaaggattggatttgattttggtatattgatttgttttgaaattaagTAATGTGATTGAGATTAATTTCCAAACATAtggaaataaattttattttgtgaatgTGTAAATATTTTGTGTCAATTCAATATGAGAATCATATAgaatttaaaatgatatattcTCCAAGATGtcaatctaaaatattatatgtgaaaatctatttttatagaagtgaattattttattaaagtgTTGTAATTGTGAGATTACTTTAGACTCAATTTGTCAATAGCACCAAACATTTTTGTATATGAATTTATAGTTATTGTATAATTTCTATGTTGCCTTGTTCTTATTTGTTTGCTCACTTGTGGAATAtcataaaagataatttttgaGCAATTCTAAAGGCAATTGAAAACTATTATCCTTGTATTGTATTGATATATTATTGGAGTCTTTCTTTTGTTATATTggtttgttgttgaattatgaacCAATTGAGACGATAATATGTCAAATTGTGCGGAACTTTCTTTGAGTCATTGAAGCTTAATAACTCTACATACAAGGAGAATTGATTACACTTTTCGAGGTTAGtcatgatttaattaatttaaattcttttattgaatttgattacaCATGTTCCCTTATTATTTAGGGGATGAACATATCATATTGGTGTAATATTAACTGACATGACCTTTGTGTGATAGAGATTATAgttgaatatttgtttaaatattttttaaaaaaaggtcttGGATTGATAATCCAACTATCAATCTCTATCAAGTGGGAGAATCTTACACGTCAATTATCTAAAAATgagaaacaaatattatttgttgatgaattttcaaCTCTTTTGTTTATTATGGAGACTTACATTGAGGATACTATAGTCTTTTCTCAAATATAATTTTGTGTctcttttttgtcttttatcCTCAATAGTGGTGAGATTCATGTCTCGTATATTTCCGTTGCGTAGGTAATTGATTTAAATTGTTACTTGTTAATGAGAATATGAGTTTAACGACAATAGTTACTCTTTCAAAAGATAACATATGTTAATACTTCTTTTATGTGCTTTTAATGTACTATTCTACCGCATTGTATGAAACAAAACATGTTGTGAATGCGAATTAAAATGATAACTGACTAGTATGGATGCATTTAAATAATGCATTTCTTTTATTGACTGTGTCGTATCTGAACAAGAGTCATTGATTCCTATGCAAAAGAATTTCATGCGTTGGTATAGGCCGTTACTATCAAAGTGGGATCGCCTCTATTGATGAAATTTCTTTTTGTCAGGAATGTTTTTAATCGTAACATGTAGTTTCTTGTCCAGAGGTGGTTATTGcattttacaattaaaaattgatttgggATAAAGTTATTGGAGAATGTTTTGAACTAAGGAATTTGTCTGCCCAAAGGTGACAACTTTATGAATTCAATACATGCTCATTGATTAACTTATTTGAGATTTTGACTGGGGTTTTGAGCTATATCTTATCTAATGATATATTTTAATGCACTCATGTTTTGTCTCACAAAGTGAATTTCTTTCTCCATGAataattgttttgttatgatttgattattcaTACTCATTAACTAACTTACATGAGATGGAGTGGAGTTATCGGAGAATATGATGAACATAAGAATTTGTCTGCCTAAAGGTGACAATTTTCCAAGTTCAATGTATCCTCATTGATTAACTCATTTGAGGTTTTCGCTAGGATTTTTTTACCTTAGTTTGTGAATTCTGCCCAAACGTGATTGTACAATTATATTGGACTCGTCATAATATCTTGTTTATTTTGAGTTAAATCTTGTTTTATGACATGTTTTAAtgtattcatgttttttttatcaacaatgaATTTCTCTGTGAATAATTATTCTGCTTCCATCGAGATGTTAAACAAGTCAAATTGTAATAAATGGAAGTAAGATTTGGAGTTATCTCTATGAGAACATGTCTGAACTGAAATAACCTTTTGATAAGTGGGACGAAACTCACAAGTTAAagtgtaacaacccgatttttcattagatttattttaattgttttattatgtgttaatACGTGCttatgtgtgattaattgtcattgggtgcattttcatgggttttcgtattagaagggtaaattagtcattttagacataggggtattttggtcatgtATGGagtttattatgaatttttataaattggtTATATGTGCAGCCGTTAGTGTGGAACAGTAGGAGTAATAAATCCTATATACTGAAATTATAAAATCATGAATCGTATGaatacaaaaaatatacaaagtaTGTCACATAATATTAGAGCTAGGAGTACCTGAAAAGTAGTTAACAGCTAAATTGATATGTTCAAGTGAAGACATGtttaaaattgtttgaggtATGGGTCCAGACATCTTGTTCCGATCTATTTCCAATTCTTTCAACTGATGAAGGTTACCAATAGATTGGGGAATAAAACCACTGAAATTGTTAACGCCAAGATACAAATATTCAAGTTGTGATAAGTCCCCTAACGCTGCAGGAATCCCCCCTTCAAACTCGTTATAGCTGATATGAAGAATCTTTAATCGGCGCAACCGACATAACTCTGTAGGAAGCTGACCACCGAAGCTATTGTTTTTGAGGTCAAGTATAACAAGAAAGGACAGATTCCCCAAGTTTGGGGAAACGGTACCTCTAAGACTCATATTTTGGAGAATCAAACTTTGGACTCTACCGTGACGCTCGTCACAAGTTACACCAACCCAATTGCATACAGAAGATGCAGTTGACCAATTATTAGACAACATATCATAAGGGTCTGAAGTAATTAGTGATTTGAATGCTAGAAGAGCATGTTGATCAGTTGTGATGTTTTTTGTATTCGCAGCTAAGCAAGCCACATAACAATGCAATGATAGAGAAAAAAGTAAGAAACGAGATAATAGATTCACCATTTTTCCTTAGTATGTGTGGATGAGAGACAAGGCAAGGGACTGATAGGGATGATATATAGTGCTTTAAAAATGAGTTTCCTACGCtatcatcaataataataataatattaacatttatttcACTCTCCACTTTTCGTCATTTTGTGTAAATGTGAGAGATTCTCATGCAGAGACTATTTCAAATCAACCAAGtctagatagatagatagatattgGAATGATTTTTTCCCAAGTTTTGCAATTTAAAAGTCAGTCAATGAAAAAGGACAAAAGTATAGCGTACATAATTGCATGGAAAATTCATTACAATATGAGATGATTATCAAGCATTGATTTTCTACCTCTTAATTCTCATCTTCGCGGATTGATTCATGTTGTTATGTATAGCCAcacaattaatttttctttttcttgaggaaaaaacaattatggtacttttatttgagtttaattaGTATATTATGTCATTGcataatattttatgtatgCATTCAAAAATTTGCTATCATGACAATTATgtgtttttatattaattaattgatgtgCCAACACATCATATTGCAtttatgtgtaaaataattgtattattCTTTTTAATGGTATTTTTATGAGTTTAATTAGTATACTATGTAggtataaaataattgtacattgACAAAGTATACTAGTtaaactctttttattttattttgaataattcTAAACACGAGAAGgctaatttttaataatttctcGAAAGCAAAAAATATGCTCTAAAAACTCGGAAAATTTGAACTTATTGCTAAATGCTATAGAATTGAACAAAATCATAGTGTGTTTTtcgaatttcaatttttgtacTGACAGATTCAAATTTTGAGtttctcaaaacaaaaatacatttgCTAAAACTCGGATGcaagtgtttgtgtttgtgactgtgagtatttgtttttgtgagaagaaaaaaattggcgtgataaaaaaaatgccaGCATGACCTAATCCGAGTCTATGTACCTGTCGAGTTGTCAATTTGAATGATAACGGTCAAGTCTTATTGGTTCTGCAGTTCGATGGCATGGCTGATCGCTTAGTGGATTCAAGCCAGACATACCAAAACGGCTTTGATGcgaaaagaacaagaaattttgaagTATACGCGGAATAAAAAGATCTGATGAAAGACCATAGAAACATGGGATATACACTAGTTCTTCAAATTAATTgttcttcaaattcttttgcAACTAAAACACCAGAATAAGAAGCATATTTTCGGATAATATACAAGATATGCAAAACGACATCACAGATTTTGGTTAGTTAGAAGTTTGCTTATTTCTTAGCCATGAAATGccaataaaaaatgagaatcaCCATATTTTATGACTTTATAACATTTAATGTATTTTGTAGTAGAAAAATACAGCTTTCCTAGAATTGTAGTTTAACTAAGAGATAGTACGGTAGTTTCACACCTTGGATTAAAGGCGAGCTCGATGTCTAACATGTGTCAATGTCCAACACGGAAACAATACCTCATATGTAGTTGCACTTAATCACTTCTCTCTTTTAAAATGATTACTGGTATCTACATGACGGTGTTATGTTTCGCATATGTGTTTGTGTACGTGGTTTACAGCTTAATATATACTTTAGAAAAGATAGTTTCCCAAACAAAAACTACACATATTTTCATTCAATATATACAACTGTAACACACCAATGCATGTCAAAGATTGAGCATTCAATATCAGAAAAGTagacaaggattaaaacaactACAAGCAATAACTCCATCAAGTCCTGTCTCTTCTGCAAATTTTCGAGTAAACTGCTAAACATCACAAAGGAATAGCCTTGCGCATTCTCTTCATCCACATCTTCATTATCCTCAGCAACGTTGTAGTATATATCGTTCTCTCCATCTTTGGCAGCGAACCTACACTATTCAGCAGCAAACTCAACCAAACAAAATCCTCACAAACCAATGTCATTCAACAATCACAATAGTCCACTACAAACAACAATCAGTCAATGCTACCAGTTTCATTTTATAATTAGCTTCTGCATCGCAGTTAACTTCTCTATAAACACAATGATTTCTTTTTGCAGGCAAAAAATTCTCATTATCTTTTCAGCCGGTGGactaatttaattatggagacaTAATACTCTTACTCAtaaaattaattcaacgacTAAGGTGCGAATCAACACTCAAAAACATG from Medicago truncatula cultivar Jemalong A17 chromosome 8, MtrunA17r5.0-ANR, whole genome shotgun sequence includes the following:
- the LOC25502864 gene encoding LRR receptor-like serine/threonine-protein kinase EFR; translation: MVNLLSRFLLFSLSLHCYVACLAANTKNITTDQHALLAFKSLITSDPYDMLSNNWSTASSVCNWVGVTCDERHGRVQSLILQNMSLRGTVSPNLGNLSFLVILDLKNNSFGGQLPTELCRLRRLKILHISYNEFEGGIPAALGDLSQLEYLYLGVNNFSGFIPQSIGNLHQLKELEIDRNKMSGPIPQTILNMSSLEHINLAVNYFSGTPSSNIM